In one window of Streptomyces griseus subsp. griseus DNA:
- a CDS encoding class I adenylate-forming enzyme family protein: MTAVNDVTETAHALGASRTFWELIEARAALTPDRPVLRQGDRVLTFGELRDRAERVAAGLYGMGVRAGSVVAWQLPTRLESALLSFALTRLGAVQTPVIPFYRDREVRFALRESGAAFFAVPGVWRGFDHTAMAERLAAGLADPPRVFQAYEDHDLPDGDPAVLPPPPGPETGEEVRWIYWTSGTTSDPKGVLHTDRSLIAGGSCLAHALRLSADDVGSMAFPYAHVAGPDYTVMLLLYGFPAVMFEQFALPEALDGYRRHGVTVAGGSTAFYAMFLAEQRKEPGRPLIPSLRLLAGGGAPKPPEVYHAVVREMGVQLTHGYGMTEVPMITMGAPDDTPENLALTEGRPPEGMEIRITDEHGKPLPYGVEGEVRLRGEAVCRGYLDTGATAAAFDGDGFLITGDLGRLQESGHLTLTGRLKDIIIRKGENISAKEIEDLLHTHPGVADVAVIGLPDAERGERVCAVVERAPGVPAPTLAELSAQLRGAGLSVHKVPEQLEVLDALPRNETLRKVLKYRLRERFGGSA; encoded by the coding sequence GTGACCGCCGTGAACGACGTGACCGAGACCGCCCATGCGCTGGGTGCCTCCCGCACCTTCTGGGAGCTGATCGAAGCCCGCGCCGCCCTCACCCCCGACCGCCCGGTCCTGCGCCAGGGCGACCGGGTCCTGACCTTCGGGGAGCTGCGGGACCGGGCCGAACGGGTCGCCGCCGGGCTGTACGGGATGGGTGTGCGGGCGGGCAGCGTGGTGGCCTGGCAGCTGCCGACCCGGCTGGAGAGCGCCCTGCTCTCCTTCGCCCTGACCCGGCTCGGGGCCGTACAGACACCGGTCATCCCGTTCTACCGGGACCGTGAAGTGCGGTTCGCCCTGAGGGAGTCGGGGGCCGCGTTCTTCGCCGTGCCGGGCGTGTGGCGCGGCTTCGACCACACCGCGATGGCCGAGCGGCTCGCGGCCGGGCTCGCCGACCCGCCGCGCGTCTTCCAGGCGTACGAGGACCACGACCTCCCCGACGGCGACCCGGCCGTCCTGCCGCCTCCGCCCGGCCCGGAGACCGGTGAGGAGGTGCGGTGGATCTACTGGACCTCCGGCACCACCTCCGACCCCAAGGGCGTGCTGCACACCGACCGCTCCCTGATCGCGGGCGGCTCCTGCCTCGCGCACGCGCTGCGGCTCTCGGCGGACGACGTGGGGTCGATGGCGTTCCCGTACGCGCATGTCGCCGGGCCCGACTACACGGTGATGCTGCTGCTGTACGGGTTCCCGGCGGTGATGTTCGAGCAGTTCGCGCTGCCGGAGGCCCTGGACGGGTACCGCAGGCACGGGGTGACCGTGGCGGGCGGGTCGACGGCGTTCTACGCGATGTTCCTGGCCGAGCAGCGCAAGGAGCCGGGCCGCCCGCTGATCCCCTCCCTGCGGCTGCTCGCGGGCGGCGGGGCGCCGAAGCCGCCGGAGGTGTACCACGCGGTGGTGCGGGAGATGGGGGTCCAGCTCACCCATGGGTACGGGATGACCGAGGTCCCGATGATCACCATGGGGGCGCCGGACGACACCCCGGAGAACCTGGCCCTGACCGAGGGGCGGCCGCCGGAGGGGATGGAGATCCGGATCACCGACGAGCACGGCAAGCCGCTCCCGTACGGCGTGGAGGGCGAGGTACGGCTGCGCGGGGAGGCGGTCTGCCGGGGGTATCTGGACACCGGGGCCACGGCCGCCGCCTTCGACGGGGACGGGTTCCTGATCACCGGGGATCTGGGCCGGCTCCAGGAGAGCGGGCACCTCACGCTCACCGGACGGCTCAAGGACATCATCATCCGCAAGGGCGAGAACATCTCCGCCAAGGAGATCGAGGACCTGCTGCACACCCACCCGGGCGTGGCGGACGTGGCGGTGATCGGGCTCCCGGACGCCGAGCGCGGTGAACGGGTCTGCGCGGTGGTGGAGCGGGCCCCCGGCGTGCCGGCGCCGACCCTGGCCGAGCTCTCCGCCCAGCTGCGGGGCGCCGGGCTCTCGGTCCACAAGGTGCCGGAGCAACTGGAGGTGCTGGACGCCCTTCCGCGCAACGAGACGCTGCGCAAGGTGCTCAAGTACCGGCTGCGGGAGCGGTTCGGCGGGAGCGCCTGA
- a CDS encoding sigma-70 family RNA polymerase sigma factor, whose protein sequence is MAKDAPPRWDRRMQQRLARGEAAALGELYDRFASLVHSQAHRMLDDEDAADLVTREVFAQVWENPEAYDPKQGSMRSWVAKLTHRHSVQRLRRTAAAAYAQEHGEDAVPDPEELERRVRSATAAARADYIVSSMPVSLRQALELAYIQRRDYRQAAADLGVTEDEARRRLRLGLQLLSTANIRPLEGSSPPGYGRVR, encoded by the coding sequence ATGGCGAAGGACGCACCGCCCCGCTGGGACCGCAGGATGCAGCAGAGGCTGGCCCGCGGTGAGGCGGCGGCGCTCGGTGAGCTGTACGACCGGTTCGCCTCGCTCGTCCACAGCCAGGCGCACCGGATGCTGGACGACGAGGACGCCGCCGACCTGGTCACCCGCGAGGTCTTCGCCCAGGTCTGGGAGAACCCCGAGGCGTACGACCCGAAGCAGGGCTCCATGCGCTCCTGGGTCGCCAAGCTCACCCACCGCCACTCCGTGCAGCGGCTGCGGCGGACGGCCGCCGCCGCATACGCCCAGGAGCACGGCGAGGATGCCGTGCCGGACCCGGAGGAGCTGGAGCGGCGGGTGCGCAGCGCCACGGCGGCGGCCCGGGCCGACTACATCGTCTCCTCGATGCCCGTCTCCCTGCGGCAGGCGCTGGAGCTGGCGTACATCCAGCGCCGGGACTACCGGCAGGCCGCGGCCGACCTCGGGGTCACCGAGGACGAGGCCCGCCGCCGGCTCCGGCTGGGGCTCCAACTGCTCTCCACCGCCAACATCCGGCCGCTCGAAGGGTCCTCCCCACCCGGTTACGGACGCGTCCGGTGA
- a CDS encoding EF-hand domain-containing protein, whose amino-acid sequence MDSAEYERKIAHRFAAFDQDGNGTIDRADFNAAAARLLTEFGTTARCDKGQALYTGAEAFWQGMAGIADVDGDQRVTREEFVGGAVKRLRDNPERFAEIARPFLRAAIAVADSENGGGRASVASVERALKVLGASAEIAGIAAQSLDTDRDGLIAENDVVAALAVYFTVIEPDDK is encoded by the coding sequence ATGGACAGCGCAGAGTACGAGCGAAAGATCGCGCACCGCTTCGCCGCCTTCGACCAGGACGGCAACGGCACCATCGATCGCGCCGATTTCAACGCCGCAGCCGCCCGTCTGCTCACCGAGTTCGGTACGACGGCCCGCTGCGACAAGGGCCAGGCCCTCTACACCGGGGCCGAGGCCTTCTGGCAGGGCATGGCGGGGATCGCCGATGTGGACGGGGACCAGCGCGTCACCCGCGAGGAGTTCGTCGGCGGGGCGGTGAAGCGGCTCCGGGACAATCCCGAGCGGTTCGCGGAGATCGCCCGCCCCTTCCTGCGAGCGGCGATCGCGGTGGCCGACAGCGAGAACGGCGGCGGCCGGGCCTCGGTGGCCTCCGTGGAGCGGGCGCTCAAGGTGCTCGGGGCCAGCGCCGAGATCGCGGGCATCGCGGCCCAGAGCCTGGACACCGACCGGGACGGGCTGATCGCCGAGAACGATGTGGTGGCCGCGCTCGCCGTGTACTTCACGGTGATCGAGCCGGACGACAAGTAG
- a CDS encoding STAS domain-containing protein: MTLKVDETEQGDWTVLRIHGELDLVSSPVVRQSVHDAVAEGQHDVVLDLSDVFFCDSSGVGVLIASRRLMKSCGGRLRLILPARGAEDGSHVNKVLGALGVRRLFDVYPDTASAIDETSEPLTA; encoded by the coding sequence GTGACGCTGAAGGTGGACGAGACCGAGCAGGGCGACTGGACCGTGCTGCGCATACACGGTGAACTCGACCTCGTGAGCTCACCCGTCGTGCGTCAGTCCGTACACGACGCGGTGGCGGAGGGGCAGCACGATGTGGTGCTGGACCTCTCCGACGTCTTCTTCTGCGACTCCAGCGGGGTGGGTGTGCTGATCGCCTCCCGCCGCCTGATGAAGTCCTGCGGCGGCCGGCTGCGGCTGATCCTCCCCGCCCGGGGCGCCGAGGACGGCTCCCATGTCAACAAGGTGCTGGGGGCGCTGGGCGTGCGCAGGCTCTTCGACGTCTACCCGGACACGGCGTCGGCGATCGACGAGACGTCCGAGCCGCTGACGGCCTGA